Proteins encoded in a region of the Colius striatus isolate bColStr4 chromosome 18, bColStr4.1.hap1, whole genome shotgun sequence genome:
- the BAIAP2 gene encoding LOW QUALITY PROTEIN: brain-specific angiogenesis inhibitor 1-associated protein 2 (The sequence of the model RefSeq protein was modified relative to this genomic sequence to represent the inferred CDS: deleted 1 base in 1 codon) gives MVLPGPPGMSRSEEVHRLTENVYKTIMEQFNPSLRNFISMGKTYEKALASMTYAAKGYFDALVKMGELASESQGSKELGDVLFQMAEVHRQIQNQLEEMLKSFHNELLTQLEQKVELDSRYLSAALKKYQTEQRSKGDSLDKCQAELKKLRKKSQGSKNPQKYSDKELQYIEAISNKQGELENYVSDGYKTALTEERRRFCFLVEKQCAVAKSAITYHAKGKEMLTQKLPLWQQSCSDPNKIPDRAIQLMQQMAASSNGTIMPSPLSTSKSNLIISDPIPGAKPLPVPPELAPFVGRMSAQEAMPVMNGVSGPDSDGYNHWSEMKPAQPKSLSPPQPQKQLSDSYSNTLPVRKNVPPKNSYTSAENKTLPRSSSMAAGLERNGRTRVQAIFSHAAGDNSTLLSFKEGDLITLLVPEARDGWHYGESEKTKMRGWFPFSYTRVLDSDGSERVHTSLQQGKSSSTGNLLDKDDIAIPPPDYGMGSQAFPAQGSGAFKQRPYSVAVPAFSQGLDDYGTRSVSRNPFANVQLKPTVTNDRSAPLIS, from the exons ATGGTGCTGCCCGGCCCGCCCGGCATGTCCCGCTCCGAGGAGGTTCATCGCCTCACCGAGAATGTCTACAAG acaATCATGGAGCAGTTCAATCCCAGCCTCAGGAATTTCATTTCTATGGGGAAGACCTATGAAAAAGCCTTAGCAA GTATGACATATGCAGCAAAAGGATACTTTGATGCTCTGGTTAAGATGGGAGAGTTGGCCAGTGAAAGCCAAGGATCTAAAGAGCTGG GAGATGTGCTCTTCCAGATGGCAGAGGTCCACAGGCAGATCCAGAACCAGCTGGAGGAGATG CTCAAGTCCTTCCACAACGAGCTCCTGACgcagctggagcagaaggtGGAGCTGGACTCCCGCTACCTGAGT GCTGCGCTGAAGAAATACCagacagagcagaggagcaAAGGGGACTCGCTGGACAAGTGCCAGGCGGAGCTGAAGAAGCTTCGGAAGAAGAGCCAAGGCAGCAAAAACCCCCAGAAGTATTCTGACAAGGAGCTGCAG TACATCGAAGCCATCAGCAACaagcagggagagctggagaACTACGTGTCCGATGGCTATAAGACAGCTctgacagaggagaggagacgGTTCTGCTTCCTGGTGGAGAAGCAGTGTGCGGTGGCCAAGAGCGCCATCACCTACCACGCCAAG GGGAAGGAGATGCTGACACAGAAGCTGCCTCTGTGGCAACAGTCCTGCTCAGACCCCAACAAGATCCCAGACCGGGCTATACAGCTGATGCAGCAGATGGCTGCCAGCAGCAATGGCACCATTATGCCCAGCCCTCTGTCTACATCCAAATCCAACCTCATCATCTCTGACCCCATCCCTGGTGCCAAACCTCTCCCCGTCCCCCCGGAGCTGGCACCTTTTGTAGGA CGCATGTCGGCACAGGAGGCCATGCCGGTGATGAACGGAGTCTCAGGCCCAGACAGTGACGGGTACAACCACTGGTCTGAGAtgaagccagcacagcccaaatctttatctcctccccagCCTCAGAAGCAGCTGAGTGACTCTTACTCCAACACACTCCCAGTTCGCAAAAACGTGCCACCGAAAAACAGCTACACCTCAG CCGAGAACAAGACGCTGCCACGCTCCAGCTCCATGGCCGCAGGGCTCGAGAGGAACGGCAGGACGAGGGTACAGGCCATTTTCTCTCACGCTGCTGGGGATAACAGCACCCTCCTGAGCTTCAAGGAGGGTGACCTGATCACGCTGCTGGTGCCCGAGGCCAGGGACGGTTGGCACTACGGGGAGAGCGAGAAAACCAAGAT GAGGGGCTGGTTTCCTTTCTCCTACACGCGGGTCCTGGACAGCGATGGCAGCGAGCGGGTGCACACGAG cctgcagcaagggaagagcagcagcaccggCAACCTCCTGGACAAAGACGACATCGCCATCCCACCGCCTGACTACGGCATGGGCTCGCAGGCATTC CCGGCGCAGGGCAGCGGCGCCTTCAAGCAGAGGCCGTACAGCGTGGCTGTGCCTGCCTTCTCCCAG GGTCTCGACGACTACGGGACGAGGTCTGTCAGCAG